In the genome of Achromobacter sp. MFA1 R4, the window TGTGCGAGGTGCAGGACAACGGGCGCGTGGTCATCAGCGGCCAGGCGGCGCTGTACCTGCGCGGGACTATTCATCTCTGAGCCCCGCCGTGCACCGCGGGGCATTGCCACCTGCCCCGCGTCATGAAACGCCGGTCAGCAGGTGCGGCGCCGCGCCTGAGGCCGCGCGCCGAAAGCGCGAGGGCGAAACGCCCATGTGATCGCGGAAGAACCGCGAAAAATTGCCGGGAGTGGAAAAGCCCAGGTCCATGGCGACCGACGTGAGCGGCTGTTCCTGATGCACAAGCCTGCGTACGGCTTCTTCCACGCGGACCGCGCTCCAGAACACCTGGGGCGTGGTGTTGAGCTGGTCGCGGAACAACGCAAAAAAATGGCCGCGCGACAGGCCGACCTTGGCCGCGATGTCTTCCACTGCAACGGGTTCGTGGACGTTTTCGCGCATGTAGGAAATGGCGCTGCGCAGCCGGTGATCCAGCGTTTGCGGCCGGGGCGCCACGCCGGGCGGCCGTCCGGCCTGCGAGGAGGATTCGATGGCCGCCTGCAGCAGCGCCTGCACCCCGGCGTCGATATCGTCGCGCGTGTGGCCTAGCGGCGCGACGATCTTGTCCAGGAGGCTCCAGCAGCTCTGGCGGACAGCTGCGTCGATGGGCACGCCAGGCGTGGCGAACTGAAACGGCCGGCCGGTGGCGGCGCGGCGTTCGTCCAGCCACGGCCGGGCAATGTACAAGACGAGGAACACCGCCGGCCCCGAGCGATCGAGCAATCGCGCGTCGTGGGATTCATAGGTGTTCGTGCCCAGCGCAAGGTGCTCGCTGTAGCGCACCAGCTTCGAACCGACTCGGGCCTCGGCTCTGGAGCCGCCCAGCCAAAGCGCGAGCTGCACCTCGGCATGCGCGTGGGCGATCAGGTCGCCCCGCAATTCGAGTACGACCGCGCGGCCAAATGCGCCTTCGTGCAAGGCATACGTCTCTTGCATGATTGTCTCCATGGTTCTGGTCGGACGATGAGCGCGTTCATCGCCGTCGGGGAGCCTCGTTGTGCCCCGGCCTTTTTCGGGAATTTTAGGGGCGCTTGACACGTTTTCAGGTACCCGCAGGGGCTAGGTGTATTCACCTAGCACGCCATCTGACTCTGCGATAAGTTCCCGCACTCGGCGATAAGCGCCGGCCCCGTGCCGTCTTTACAGTGGTGCCTACCGGTGTGGCGAAAGTCTGCCGACCGATTTTCAAAGGCATGAAGGAGACTGCGGTGCGCATTGCAAGTTACGTATTCAACGGGGAGCCCGGCGTCGGGCTGGTGTCGGGCGATGGCCTGTCGGTGACGCCGCTGGCGCTTGACGACGCGGGCAGGCAGATCGGCGTGCAGGCCGTGATCGACCTGCTTGCGGCGGGCGGCAGGCTTGCGGAGGCGGGCGCGCCCCTGCCGCTGGCGGACGTGGTCCTGCGCGCGCCCTTGCCCCGTCCGCGGCGCAATCTCTGGTGCGTCGGACGCAACTACCATGCGCATGCCAAGGAGCTCTCCGAGTCGGTTTTCAAGGATAACGATGCGGACCCGCAATCCTGGCCCATCGTGTTCACCAAGGTGCCGGAATGCGTGGTGGGGCCTCGGGCGCAGGTCCTGCTGCCAACCGGCGTGTCGGAACAGATCGACTACGAAGCCGAGCTGGGCGTGGTCATCGGCAAGGCGGGCAAGAACATATCGCGTGGCGCGGCCCTGGACTACGTCTTCGGCTACACCGTCATTAACGATGTCACCGCGCGCGACGTGCAGATGCGGCATCAACAATGGGACATGGGCAAATCGTTCGACACGTTCTGTCCGATGGGACCGTGGATCGTCACGGCGGATGAGTTCGATGGGACGAGGACGCGGGTGCGCTGCTGGGTCAACGGCGAACTCAGGCAGGACGGCCTCACCGAAAACATGATCTTCGATATTCCCACCCTGATCGAAACGATTTCGCGCGGCATCACGCTCTACCCGGGCGACGTGATCGCCACCGGGACGCCAGCTGGCGTCGGGATGGGCATGAAGCCGGCGCGCTATCTGGCGGCAGGCGACGTGGTGCGGGTGGAGATCGATGGCCTGGGGGCCATCGAAAACGCATTTGTCCAGGAGCAGGCATGACCACACGCCACATCAACGGCCTCTCGGTCGAAATCGACGGCGCAGGCCCCGCGCTGCTGTGCATTCATGGGCTGGGCGGGTCCTCCAATACGTGGACCCCCATGATGGGCGCCTTTTCCGGTTTCCAGGTCATCCGCCCGGACCTGCCGGGCAGCGCGAGGTCGGCGTTGCCGGGCCAGCCCCTGTCCATCGAGGGGTATGTCGAATCGATGGCGCGCCTGATCGAGGAACTGGGCGGCGAGCCCGTGCACGTCGCGGCGCACTCGCTGGGCACCATCGTGGCCCAGCATCTTGCCCTGCGGCACCCGGCGAAGGTCCGTTCGCTGGCTCTGTTCGGCCCGCTAGCCGCGCCGCCCGATGCGGGCAGGCCTGGCATCCGGGCGCGGGCGCAACTCGCGAGGGAGGGGCCGGCGGCGTTGCAGGAGATCGCCGACGCCATCGTCAAGGGCGCCACCAGCAGCCGCACCAAGGCGCAACAGCCCGCCGTCCTGGCGCTCGTGCGCGAAAGCGTGATGCGCCAGCCGCCGGAGGGGTATGCGCAGAGCTGCGCAGCGCTTGCCGACGCGCAGGCGGCGGACCTTGAACGCCTCGGCCTGCCGGTGCTGCTGGTTACGGGCGACGAAGACGCCGTTGCGCCGCCCGCCAACGTGCAGGCCATGGCGGCGCGCATCGCCGGCAGCCGTCACACGATCCTGCAGGGCTGCGGCCACTGGACCACGTATGAGCAGCCGCAGGCCTGCGCCGAGGCATTCGCGGCATTTCACGCGGCCCGGCCCGGCTAGGTCCCTCCCGAATCACCCCGACGTTCCCACCCATAAGAATGCCGGCCCCCGACGGGCCGCGAGGAGACTATTCATGTCCAGAATTGCGATCACCAACGTCGTCATCTTCGATGGAAGCGGCGAGGATGTCTTCGACGGCGAAGTCCTGGTGGACGGCGCGCGCATCGCCGAGGTCGCGCGCCTGCCCGAGCGGGTCAGCCGCGACGGCGCGCGCGTCATCGACGGCAAGCGCCGGTTCATCATGCCCGGGATGACCGAGGCGCACACGCACTTTTCCTGGAACGACCAGCCCAC includes:
- a CDS encoding helix-turn-helix domain-containing protein — protein: MQETYALHEGAFGRAVVLELRGDLIAHAHAEVQLALWLGGSRAEARVGSKLVRYSEHLALGTNTYESHDARLLDRSGPAVFLVLYIARPWLDERRAATGRPFQFATPGVPIDAAVRQSCWSLLDKIVAPLGHTRDDIDAGVQALLQAAIESSSQAGRPPGVAPRPQTLDHRLRSAISYMRENVHEPVAVEDIAAKVGLSRGHFFALFRDQLNTTPQVFWSAVRVEEAVRRLVHQEQPLTSVAMDLGFSTPGNFSRFFRDHMGVSPSRFRRAASGAAPHLLTGVS
- a CDS encoding alpha/beta fold hydrolase; translated protein: MTTRHINGLSVEIDGAGPALLCIHGLGGSSNTWTPMMGAFSGFQVIRPDLPGSARSALPGQPLSIEGYVESMARLIEELGGEPVHVAAHSLGTIVAQHLALRHPAKVRSLALFGPLAAPPDAGRPGIRARAQLAREGPAALQEIADAIVKGATSSRTKAQQPAVLALVRESVMRQPPEGYAQSCAALADAQAADLERLGLPVLLVTGDEDAVAPPANVQAMAARIAGSRHTILQGCGHWTTYEQPQACAEAFAAFHAARPG
- a CDS encoding fumarylacetoacetate hydrolase family protein — its product is MKETAVRIASYVFNGEPGVGLVSGDGLSVTPLALDDAGRQIGVQAVIDLLAAGGRLAEAGAPLPLADVVLRAPLPRPRRNLWCVGRNYHAHAKELSESVFKDNDADPQSWPIVFTKVPECVVGPRAQVLLPTGVSEQIDYEAELGVVIGKAGKNISRGAALDYVFGYTVINDVTARDVQMRHQQWDMGKSFDTFCPMGPWIVTADEFDGTRTRVRCWVNGELRQDGLTENMIFDIPTLIETISRGITLYPGDVIATGTPAGVGMGMKPARYLAAGDVVRVEIDGLGAIENAFVQEQA